A region from the Brassica napus cultivar Da-Ae chromosome C8, Da-Ae, whole genome shotgun sequence genome encodes:
- the LOC106362721 gene encoding VQ motif-containing protein 25-like, with amino-acid sequence MEATIFKGRRTSSSALAMHKQSYSITKSKPKIRIIHIYAPEIIETDVANFRELVQSLTGKPEDHGVSKTKPRRDTHRLRHRQVLDMTNAEKLRESEHYDQGFCLNSEMEEISMTWNGNNGVGESSGGFLNGMGDFEGFIQELGEFPYLPLTSMDVSASSNSPSSSHLHGGSVFSDSHHQFV; translated from the coding sequence ATGGAAGCCACGATCTTCAAGGGCAGAAGAACCTCATCATCAGCCCTAGCGATGCACAAACAGTCATACTCAATAACCAAATCAAAGCCAAAGATACGTATCATTCACATATATGCACCTGAGATCATCGAGACCGACGTTGCCAACTTCCGTGAGCTCGTGCAAAGCCTCACCGGCAAACCAGAAGACCATGGCGTTTCCAAGACAAAGCCAAGAAGAGATACTCATCGTCTACGTCATCGTCAGGTCCTAGACATGACCAACGCGGAGAAACTAAGAGAATCGGAACATTATGATCAAGGGTTCTGCTTAAACTCAGAGATGGAAGAGATCTCGATGACTTGGAACGGTAACAACGGTGTTGGTGAGAGCTCCGGAGGGTTCTTGAATGGTATGGGAGATTTCGAAGGGTTTATTCAAGAACTTGGTGAATTTCCCTATTTGCCCTTGACATCCATGGATGTTTCTGCTTCTTCTAATTCACCTTCTTCCTCTCATTTACATGGCGGATCAGTTTTCTCAGATTCCCACCACCAATTCGTGTGA